A window of Castanea sativa cultivar Marrone di Chiusa Pesio chromosome 1, ASM4071231v1 contains these coding sequences:
- the LOC142632194 gene encoding uncharacterized protein LOC142632194: MPGIPCQIIQHELKTDPEKKPVQQKRRVFAPERNQAIMEEVNKVVASDSKLVIGQIKEEYEAKEERMQKYLKLVRHLARGFDKLNFARIPRSQNAEADEVAKMASSIEEPTNKEILMEIQKHPSIEEVPVFSIQNIGGWMEPIVSYLQDGHLPRDSAEARKVKARAARFTILNDTLYKRGFSLPYLKCLDEEEAKYQVSEN, from the exons atgCCGGGCATACCGTGCCAGATAATCCAGCACGAGTTGAAGACAGATCCCGAGAAGAAACCCGTCCAGCAGAAACGACGagtctttgcccccgaacgaaaccaagcaatcatggAAGAAGTTAACAAAGTTGTTGCG AGTGACTCGAAACTAGTGATAGGGCAGATCAAggaagagtatgaggcgaaggaagaaaggatgcagaagtacctcaagtTGGTCAGACATCTAGCTCGTGGGTTCGACAAGTTGAATTTCGCCAGGATCCCGAGAAGCCAGAATGCAGAGGCAGACGAGGTCGCCAAGATGGCCTCGTCTATAGAAGAACCAACGAACAAGGAAATtctcatggagattcagaaacACCCTAGCATCGAAGAAGTCCCAGTATTCTCCATCCAGAACATAGGTGGATGGATGGAACCGATCGTCTCGTATCTCCAAGACGGGCATCTCCCTCGTGACTCAGCGGAAGCCAGGAAGGTTAAAGCAAGAGCGGCCAggtttacaattttgaatgataccttatacaaaagagggttTTCCTTGCCTTACCTGAAGTGTctcgacgaggaagaagccaa GTACCAAGTATCGGAGAAttag
- the LOC142622234 gene encoding uncharacterized protein LOC142622234 produces the protein MPPTYFPLRWESTGDQWWYASPIDWAAANGHYDLVRELLRIDGNHLIKLTSLRRIRRLETVWDDEVQFDDVAKCRSKVARRLLVECESKRGKNSLIGAGYGGWLMYTAASAGDLGFVQELLERNPLLVFGEGEYGVTDILYAAARSKNSEVFRLLFDFAVSPRFLTGKGGEMVEHIGEIPSVYKWEMMNRAIHAAARGGNLNVLKELLADCSDILAYRDVQGSTILHAAAGRGQVEVVKYLIASYDIINSTDHQGNTAFHVAANRGQLAAVEVLISASPSSISLKNNSGETFLHKAVSGFQTAAFRRLDRQIELMKKLVYGKVFNMEDVINAKNNDGRTALHMAIIGNVHSDLVQLLMTSPSINVNVHDVDGLTPLDYLRQQPRSASSDMLIRQLISAGGMFGSQDYTARRAIASRIKMQGNGGSPGTLFRISDTEIFLYTGLENSSDATADQGSAVMSSSTIELSPYDSTNENNKGLTSKKPGSMNTAAQRLKAVLPWPRMKEKKTERSKKSIDEGSVESYKKCNSSDEAPTPLRERFSKPSSLPNNKRTLSVRSNQSSPSAKKRFASGLVHGVMQAVPHISVPHRSRSSSFSKSSLSSPNSVDKQKGIFIEDDVAGPSSSNQLFDDETPNLTKQGSSHRRSRSQYFCFGASGLSVKTPISRQRQGQSFKCPVVSVA, from the exons ATGCCTCCAACATATTTTCCTCTTCGGTGGGAGAGCACTGGGGACCAATGGTGGTATGCTTCTCCAATTGATTGGGCAGCTGCTAATGGCCACTATGACTTGGTCCGGGAGCTGCTTCGCATTGATGGCAATCACCTTATCAAGCTTACCTCTTTACGCCGAATTCGAAGACTTGAAACTGTCTGGGATGATGAAGTCCAGTTTGATGATGTGGCCAAGTGTCGTTCTAAGGTTGCAAGAAGGCTTCTTGTTGAGTGTGAATCCAAGAGAGGGAAAAATTCACTCATTGGAGCTGGATATGGAGGATGGCTTATGTACACTGCTGCCTCAGCTGGGGACTTGGGCTTTGTTCAAGAACTTCTTGAAAGGAACCCTTTACTTGTTTTTGGGGAAGGAGAGTATGGTGTTACTGACATACTCTATGCAGCAGCCAGGAGTAAGAATTCTGAGGTTTTCAGGCTTCTTTTTGATTTTGCAGTCTCCCCAAGGTTTTTGACAGGTAAAGGTGGAGAAATGGTGGAGCACATTGGGGAAATCCCTTCAGTTTACAAGTGGGAGATGATGAACAGGGCTATTCATGCTGCAGCTAGAGGAGGaaatttgaatgttttaaaGGAGCTTCTTGCTGATTGCTCTGATATTTTGGCTTATAGAGATGTTCAGGGCTCAACTATCCTACATGCTGCAGCTGGGAGAGGGCAAGTTGAG GTAGTTAAGTATCTAATAGCATCCTATGATATCATCAACTCCACTGATCATCAGGGCAATACAGCATTTCATGTAGCTGCAAATAGGGGCCAATTAGCCGCAGTTGAAGTTCTAATTTCTGCGTCTCCTTCATCCATCTCTCTGAAAAACAATTCTGGAGAAACATTTCTCCATAAGGCTGTCTCCGGTTTCCAGACAGCTGCGTTTCGAAGACTGGACCGACAAATTGAGCTTATGAAGAAGTTGGTATATGGGAAGGTTTTCAATATGGAAGATGTCATCAATGCCAAAAATAATGATGGAAGGACTGCTCTTCACATGGCCATCATTGGGAATGTTCACTCTGACCTTGTGCAGCTTCTGATGACTTCTCCTTCAATCAATGTGAATGTCCATGATGTAGATGGCCTGACACCACTTGATTACCTTAGACAACAGCCACGTTCTGCATCATCAGATATGCTAATTAGGCAGTTAATTTCAGCTGGGGGAATGTTTGGCTCTCAGGATTATACTGCAAGAAGAGCCATTGCTTCTCGCATAAAGATGCAAGGTAATGGTGGCAGTCCGGGAACTTTGTTTAGAATATCTGACACAGAAATATTCTTGTATACGGGCCTTGAGAATTCATCAGATGCAACTGCTGATCAGGGTAGTGCAGTAATGAGTTCATCTACAATTGAACTTAGTCCATATGACTCAACCAATGAGAACAATAAGGGACTAACTAGCAAGAAACCAGGCTCCATGAATACTGCAGCACAACGATTAAAAGCTGTCCTTCCATGGCCCcggatgaaagaaaagaaaactgagagatccaaaaaatcaattgatgagGGTTCAGTTGAATCATATAAGAAATGCAACAGTTCAGATGAAGCTCCAACTCCTCTTCGAGAGAGATTTTCAAAGCCTTCATCACTTCCTAACAACAAACGGACACTTTCTGTCAGGAGCAACCAATCAAGTCCATCTGCGAAGAAAAGATTTGCTTCAGGGCTAGTACATGGTGTTATGCAGGCCGTGCCTCATATTTCTGTGCCACACCGTTCTCGATCAAgttcattttcaaaatcatcaCTTTCTTCACCTAATTCAGTAGATAAACAAAAAGGTATTTTTATTGAAGATGATGTGGCAGGACCATCTTCCTCCAATCAACTATTTGATGATGAAACACCAAATTTGACCAAACAAGGCTCCAGTCATAGAAGGTCGAGGAGCCAATATTTCTGTTTTGGTGCATCAGGTCTATCTGTGAAAACCCCAATAAGCAGGCAGCGACAAGGTCAGAGTTTCAAGTGTCCTGTAGTTTCAGTAGCTTGA